A part of Notolabrus celidotus isolate fNotCel1 chromosome 21, fNotCel1.pri, whole genome shotgun sequence genomic DNA contains:
- the LOC117804835 gene encoding zinc finger protein 14-like, whose amino-acid sequence MESPHRAEDELPLLLPSLRLFIPPLRLVSAAMWQVVQRGSVHDYGMVEEFISTVSEIVPELLNADQKAQLLLGLRARVVLELCRAEEITDTETIEMHLERIKALISTWAAQPCFAEVDFPESNFVDQVELLLKDPEEREKFFQDVFPTDFGPDYDSALQVLMLDFLSRLEKLLPVPDIQQTASMLSAVPSALEECVHSVPDPRHLKTVLLHHTTLGHFDLSDESQAIPSSFGNCILSSLSLPQLEKVVIHPDELQLQPSSEQMHAECMTVQVEGETVTLLDYIQIEQPSGLVEPDDQEENDILQMESAGDDVSDALKPAAFQPLKQSKRIQLKRKALMEEKDLAAEKRQRKKYPNNKTCPVCSKNFLRAAAMRRHLETHSTNRDLKYKCANCDKRFRDHYDMNRHNMRVHEKEDMIITAKEEESIDPGTSDMAENKNCGLCGKYFARQVDMERHMKSHSEDRPFNCCFCEKKFKNPYVLKRHQREICKSRELKRQKKKETQRAHPQLPLEGAAEGKICPICSRVLPCTADIAKHLRSHTEERPFICITCEKGFKYKDTLKKHQIIHGHEGIREEQSKTLEQILADAETQNLGDPDELVKKENNVDATAAAGTSEQPAEVQRVTKKPLKVCPVCARAFDSIKTLNRHIQCHTEERPYHCVHCKKRFKHMHGLKRHQIYAICHRKIARFTWKKEVRVGSSQAEAVSDAQQTSALKIPVWCSNCGKHFEYLSALKEHQENVCKVDLREIMKCNDCDKEFKSMTMLKVHQRIHDPLYCKECGKILANEPAFERHKLMHRPMQCTMCEKTFTLLRRLREHYEKLHNFTGPYPCPQCDKSFITLSYLAIHQRIHKGEFPFTCSLCPEKFRSSNCLTVHLRKHTGEKPFLCWQCGKSYRSASELTVHMGTHSEEKPWACTQCDQAYRTKLQLTNHVEQIHIGVRYPCNSCGKQFMKETSLKRHELIHSGERPHQCTVCGKTFLTANELRLHNRYHTGERPYKCELCGKAFIQSGYLKSHMRIHTGEKPFKCDVCDKGFRLSYHMKKHQRTHSGKPKSYMCEECGLAFLHKKSLWEHSLTHDVKMEPAFTEEVRIEFQ is encoded by the exons ATGGAGAGTCCACATCGAGCCGAAGATG AGTTGCCGCTCCTGCTGCCGTCTCTCCGCCTCTTCATCCCCCCGCTGCGCCTGGTGTCTGCGGCCATGTGGCAGGTGGTCCAGAGAGGGAGCGTGCACGACTACGGGATGGTGGAGGAGTTCATCAGCACCGTCTCAGAGATCGTTCCTGAACTCTTGAATGCGGATCAGAAAGCTCAGCTCCTCCTGGGCCTCCGAGCGCGG GTGGTTCTTGAATTGTGTCGGGCCGAGGAGATCACAGATACGGAGACCATCGAGATGCACCTGGAGCGGATCAAGGCCCTCATCTCCACATGGGCAGCACAG CCTTGTTTTGCAGAAGTCGATTTTCCAGAGTCTAACTTTGTGGATCAAGTGGAGTTGTTGTTGAAAGATccagaagagagggagaagttcTTCCAG GATGTGTTCCCGACAGACTTCGGGCCGGACTACGACAGCGCTCTGCAGGTGCTGATGCtggacttcctgtccaggttggAGAAGCTTCTCCCGGTACCGGACATTCAGCAG ACGGCCTCCATGCTCAGCGCTGTCCCATCTGCCCTGGAGGAGTGTGTGCACTCTGTCCCCGACCCACGCCACCTGAaaactgtgctgctgcaccacacAACGCTGGGACACTTTGATCTGTCCG ATGAATCTCAAGCCATTCCCTCCTCCTTTGGAAACTGCATCCTGTCTTCGCTCTCCCTCCCTCAGCTGGAGAAGGTCGTCATCCACCCCGAtgagctccagctccagccgTCATCCGAGCAGATGCACGCAGAGTGCATGACGGTCCAGGTAGAGGGCGAGACCGTGACTCTGCTGGACTACATCCAGATCGAACAGCCCTCTGGTTTAGTCGAGCCGGACGATCAGGAAGAGAACGACATCCTCCAGATGGAGAGCGCTGGAGACGACGTGAGCGACGCCCTGAAGCCTGCGGCGTTCCAGCCGCTGAAACAAAGCAAACGCATCCAGCTGAAGAGGAAAGCTTTGATGGAAGAGAAAGACTTAGCAGCagagaagaggcagaggaagaaatACCCGAACAATAAGACATGTCCTGTGTGCAGTAAGAACTTCCTCAGGGCGGCGGCCATGAGGCGACACCTGGAGACGCACTCGACCAACCGAGATCTCAAGTACAAGTGCGCCAACTGTGATAAGAGATTCAGGGATCACTACGACATGAACAGACACAACATGCGCGTCCACGAGAAAGAAGACATGATCATCACCGCTAAAGAGGAGGAGTCAATCGACCCGGGCACCTCAGACATGGCAGAGAACAAGAACTGCGGTCTGTGCGGGAAGTACTTCGCCCGCCAGGTGGACATGGAGCGCCACATGAAGTCGCACTCAGAGGACCGGCCATTTAACTGCTGCTTCTGCGAGAAGAAGTTCAAGAACCCGTACGTGTTAAAGAGGCACCAGAGAGAGATCTGTAAGAGCAGAGAGCtgaagaggcagaagaagaaggagacgcAGCGAGCTCACCCTCAGCTGCCGTTAGAAGGAGCAGCCGAGGGGAAAATCTGTCCCATCTGCAGCCGAGTCCTCCCCTGCACCGCCGACATCGCCAAGCATCTCCGATCCCACACGGAGGAGCGACCGTTCATCTGCATCACCTGCGAGAAAGGCTTCAAGTACAAGGACACGCTGAAGAAGCATCAGATCATCCACGGCCACGAGGGgatcagagaggagcagagcaagACGTTAGAGCAGATCCTCGCCGACGCTGAAACGCAGAACTTAGGCGATCCAGATGAGCTGgttaaaaaagagaacaatgtTGACgcaacagctgcagcagggaCATCCGAGCAGCCGGCAGAGGTCCAGAGAGTCACGAAGAAGCCTCTGAaagtgtgtcctgtgtgtgcgAGAGCTTTCGACAGCATCAAAACTCTCAACCGTCACATCCAGTGTCACACAGAGGAGCGGCCGTATCACTGCGTGCACTGCAAGAAGCGTTTCAAACACATGCACGGCTTGAAAAGACATCAAATCTACGCCATCTGTCACAGGAAGATCGCCAGGTTCACGTGGAAGAAGGAGGTGAGAGTCGGGTCGAGTCAAGCGGAAGCGGTGAGCGACGCACAGCAGACGTCTGCTCTTAAAATCCCCGTGTGGTGCTCGAACTGCGGCAAACACTTTGAGTATCTGTCCGCCTTAAAGGAGCACCAAGAGAACGTCTGCAAAGTGGACTTGAGGGAGATCATGAAGTGTAACGACTGTGACAAAGAGTTCAAGAGCATGACGATGCTGAAAGTCCACCAGAGGATCCACGACCCGCTCTACTGCAAAGAGTGCGGGAAGATCCTCGCAAACGAGCCCGCCTTCGAGAGGCACAAGCTGATGCACCGCCCGATGCAGTGCACCATGTGTGAGAAGACTTTCACTCTCCTGAGGCGTCTGAGGGAACACTACGAGAAGCTGCACAACTTCACAGGACCGTACCCGTGTCCTCAGTGTGACAAGTCCTTCATCACGCTGTCCTACCTCGCCATCCACCAAAGAATCCACAAGGGAGAGTTCCCTTTCACGTGTAGTCTCTGTCCGGAGAAGTTCAGGTCCTCGAACTGTCTCACGGTCCACCTGAGGAAGCACACCGGAGAGAAACCCTTCCTCTGCTGGCAGTGTGGGAAGAGTTACCGCTCTGCGTCTGAGCTCACGGTGCACATGGGGACTCACTCCGAGGAGAAGCCGTGGGCGTGCACTCAGTGTGATCAGGCGTACCGCACCAAACTGCAGCTCACGAACCACGTGGAGCAGATCCACATCGGGGTCCGGTACCCCTGCAACAGCTGCGGGAAGCAGTTCATGAAGGAGACGTCGCTGAAGAGACACGAGCTCATCCACTCAGGCGAGAGACCGCATCAGTGCACCGTGTGCGGGAAGACCTTCCTCACCGCTAACGAGCTCCGCCTCCACAACCGCTACCACACCGGGGAGCGCCCGTACAAGTGCGAGCTCTGCGGGAAGGCCTTCATCCAATCCGGGTACTTGAAGTCGCACATGCGCATCCACACCGGGGAGAAGCCGTTTAAATGCGACGTCTGCGATAAAGGCTTCAGGCTGTCCTATCACATGAAGAAACACCAGAGGACTCACAGCGGGAAGCCCAAGAGCTACATGTGCGAGGAGTGCGGTCTGGCCTTCCTCCACAAGAAGTCTCTGTGGGAACACTCGCTCACACACGACGTGAAGATGGAGCCGGCGTTCACGGAAGAAGTCAGGATAGAGTTTCAGTAG